In one window of Neofelis nebulosa isolate mNeoNeb1 chromosome 15, mNeoNeb1.pri, whole genome shotgun sequence DNA:
- the SCYL3 gene encoding protein-associating with the carboxyl-terminal domain of ezrin isoform X2 produces MGSESSALKSYALTEPAFTLPAGLAVHPAALQDGRRASVFVYRRDHEDRVNKAAKHLKTLRHPCLLRFLSCTVEADGIHLVTERVQPLEVALEVLSPAEVCAGIYDLLLALVFLHDRGHLTHNNVCLSSVFVSEDGHWKLGGMETVCKVPQATPEFLRSIQSVRDPASIPPEEMSPEFTTLPESHGHARDAYSFGTLVESLLTVLSGQVSADVLSSFQQTLHSTLLNPIPTCRPPLHTLLSHDFFRNDFLEVVNFLKSLTLKSEEEKTEFFKFLLDRVSCLSEELIASRLVPLLLNQLVFAEPVAVKSFLPHLLGPKKDGARGEVPCLLSPALFRSRVIPVLLRLFEVHEEHVRMVLLSHLEAYVEHFTPEQLKKVILPQVLLGLRDTSDSIVAITLHSLAVLVSLLGPEVVVGGERTKIFKRTAPSFTKMVDLSPEGDQYSQPIKFPMNGLSDVKSTSGDRENFSSSSKKSEEWPDWSEPEEPENKAVSIQIGPAEPRDASTSPLPNLNTEEASWDDFEPSSLDSETNAGGGVPAVRPGAAGGPEPIPALFSLTEEPKPSKPGLCQKAGLAPSGDDPGHTEPPKVSPEGRLKVPSELGLGEEFTIQVKKKPVRDPELDWFADMIPEIKPSAAILILPELRTEMMVSGKDDVPPVMQFSSKFAAADLTEGESEGWGDEGELNWEDHNW; encoded by the exons CATCTGAAGACACTTCGTCACCCTTGCCTGCTGAGATTTTTATCATGCACCGTGGAGGCGGATGGGATCCATCTGGTCACCGAGCGAGTGCAGCCTCTGGAAGTGGCTTTGGAAGTGCTGTCTCCGGCGGAGGTCTGTGCCGGCATCTACGACCTACTGCTGGCCCTCGTCTTCCTTCACGACAGA gGACACCTGACACACAACAACGTCTGCCTGTCATCTGTGTTTGTGAGTGAGGACGGCCACTGGAAGCTGGGGGGGATGGAGACCGTCTGCAAAGTTCCTCAGGCCACACCCGAG TTTCTGAGGAGTATTCAGTCAGTAAGAGACCCAGCATCTATCCCTCCTGAAGAGATG TCTCCAGAATTCACAACTCTGCCAGAGTCACATGGACATGCCCGGGATGCCTATTCATTTGGGACATTGGTGGAAAGTTTGCTCACAGTCTTAAGTGGACAGG TTTCAGCGGACGTTCTCTCCAGCTTCCAACAGACCTTGCACTCAACCCTGCTGAATCCCATCCCCACATGTCGGCCGCCGCTCCACACCTTACTGTCCCATGACTTCTTCAG GAATGATTTTCTAGAAGTTGTGAATTTCTTGAAAAGTTTAACATTGAAGAGTGAAGAGGAAAAAACTGAATTCTTCAA ATTCCTGCTGGACAGAGTCAGCTGCTTGTCCGAGGAGTTGATCGCCTCGCGGTTGGTGCCTCTTCTGCTTAATCAATTGGTGTTTGCAGAGCCAGTAGCCGTTAAGAGTTTTCTGCCTCATCTGCTTGGCCCCaaaaaag ACGGCGCGCGGGGAGAAGTGCCTTGCCTGCTGTCGCCGGCCCTGTTCCGGTCGCGGGTGATCCCTGTGCTGCTGCGGCTGTTTGAGGTGCACGAGGAGCACGTGCGGATGGTGTTGCTGTCTCACCTGGAGGCCTACGTGGAGCACTTCACTCCGGAGCAGCTGAAGAAAGTCATCCTGCCACAG GTCTTGCTGGGCCTGCGTGATACCAGTGATTCCATTGTGGCAATTACTCTTCATAGCCTAGCAGTGCTGGTGTCCTTACTTGGACCAGAGGTGGTTGTGGGAGGTGAAAGAACCAAGATCTTCAAACGCACTGCCCCAAGTTTTACTAAAATGGTGGACCTTTCCCCAGAAG GTGATCAATATTCTCAGCCTATCAAATTCCCCATGAACGGACTCTCTGATGTGAAAAGTACCTCAGGAGACCGTGAAAACTTCTCATCAAGTTCTAAGAAGTCTGAGGAGTGGCCCGACTGGAGCGAGCCGGAGGAGCCTGAAAACAaagctgtcagcatacagatTGGTCCCGCGGAACCCCGCGATGCCTCCACGTCCCCGCTCCCTAACTTGAACACGGAGGAGGCGTCATGGGATGACTTTGAGCCCAGCAGCTTAGACAGTGAAACAAACGCGGGAGGAGGAGTCCCCGCTGTGAGACCTGGGGCCGCAGGGGGACCTGAGCCCATTCCTGCCTTGTTTTCACTCACTGAAGAGCCCAAGCCTTCGAAACCCGGCCTGTGCCAGAAGGCCGGTCTTGCGCCAAGTGGGGATGACCCGGGCCACACCGAGCCCCCAAAAGTGTCACCAGAAGGACGCCTTAAGGTTCCGTCCGAACTGGGTTTAGGAGAGGAGTTTACCATTCAAGTGAAAAAGAAGCCAGTAcgagatccagagttggactGGTTTGCGGATATGATCCCAGAAATTAAGCCTTCGGCTGCTATTCTCATTTTGCCTGAACTGAGGACAGAAATGATGGTTTCCGGCAAGGATGACGTCCCACCAGTGATGCAGTTTTCCTCGAAATTCGCTGCAGCAGACCTTACCGAG GGAGAGTCCGAAGGCTGGGGAGACGAAGGGGAGCTGAACTGGGAAGATCACAACTGGTGA
- the SCYL3 gene encoding protein-associating with the carboxyl-terminal domain of ezrin isoform X1 produces the protein MGSESSALKSYALTEPAFTLPAGLAVHPAALQDGRRASVFVYRRDHEDRVNKAAKHLKTLRHPCLLRFLSCTVEADGIHLVTERVQPLEVALEVLSPAEVCAGIYDLLLALVFLHDRGHLTHNNVCLSSVFVSEDGHWKLGGMETVCKVPQATPESPEFTTLPESHGHARDAYSFGTLVESLLTVLSGQVSADVLSSFQQTLHSTLLNPIPTCRPPLHTLLSHDFFRNDFLEVVNFLKSLTLKSEEEKTEFFKFLLDRVSCLSEELIASRLVPLLLNQLVFAEPVAVKSFLPHLLGPKKDGARGEVPCLLSPALFRSRVIPVLLRLFEVHEEHVRMVLLSHLEAYVEHFTPEQLKKVILPQVLLGLRDTSDSIVAITLHSLAVLVSLLGPEVVVGGERTKIFKRTAPSFTKMVDLSPEGDQYSQPIKFPMNGLSDVKSTSGDRENFSSSSKKSEEWPDWSEPEEPENKAVSIQIGPAEPRDASTSPLPNLNTEEASWDDFEPSSLDSETNAGGGVPAVRPGAAGGPEPIPALFSLTEEPKPSKPGLCQKAGLAPSGDDPGHTEPPKVSPEGRLKVPSELGLGEEFTIQVKKKPVRDPELDWFADMIPEIKPSAAILILPELRTEMMVSGKDDVPPVMQFSSKFAAADLTEGESEGWGDEGELNWEDHNW, from the exons CATCTGAAGACACTTCGTCACCCTTGCCTGCTGAGATTTTTATCATGCACCGTGGAGGCGGATGGGATCCATCTGGTCACCGAGCGAGTGCAGCCTCTGGAAGTGGCTTTGGAAGTGCTGTCTCCGGCGGAGGTCTGTGCCGGCATCTACGACCTACTGCTGGCCCTCGTCTTCCTTCACGACAGA gGACACCTGACACACAACAACGTCTGCCTGTCATCTGTGTTTGTGAGTGAGGACGGCCACTGGAAGCTGGGGGGGATGGAGACCGTCTGCAAAGTTCCTCAGGCCACACCCGAG TCTCCAGAATTCACAACTCTGCCAGAGTCACATGGACATGCCCGGGATGCCTATTCATTTGGGACATTGGTGGAAAGTTTGCTCACAGTCTTAAGTGGACAGG TTTCAGCGGACGTTCTCTCCAGCTTCCAACAGACCTTGCACTCAACCCTGCTGAATCCCATCCCCACATGTCGGCCGCCGCTCCACACCTTACTGTCCCATGACTTCTTCAG GAATGATTTTCTAGAAGTTGTGAATTTCTTGAAAAGTTTAACATTGAAGAGTGAAGAGGAAAAAACTGAATTCTTCAA ATTCCTGCTGGACAGAGTCAGCTGCTTGTCCGAGGAGTTGATCGCCTCGCGGTTGGTGCCTCTTCTGCTTAATCAATTGGTGTTTGCAGAGCCAGTAGCCGTTAAGAGTTTTCTGCCTCATCTGCTTGGCCCCaaaaaag ACGGCGCGCGGGGAGAAGTGCCTTGCCTGCTGTCGCCGGCCCTGTTCCGGTCGCGGGTGATCCCTGTGCTGCTGCGGCTGTTTGAGGTGCACGAGGAGCACGTGCGGATGGTGTTGCTGTCTCACCTGGAGGCCTACGTGGAGCACTTCACTCCGGAGCAGCTGAAGAAAGTCATCCTGCCACAG GTCTTGCTGGGCCTGCGTGATACCAGTGATTCCATTGTGGCAATTACTCTTCATAGCCTAGCAGTGCTGGTGTCCTTACTTGGACCAGAGGTGGTTGTGGGAGGTGAAAGAACCAAGATCTTCAAACGCACTGCCCCAAGTTTTACTAAAATGGTGGACCTTTCCCCAGAAG GTGATCAATATTCTCAGCCTATCAAATTCCCCATGAACGGACTCTCTGATGTGAAAAGTACCTCAGGAGACCGTGAAAACTTCTCATCAAGTTCTAAGAAGTCTGAGGAGTGGCCCGACTGGAGCGAGCCGGAGGAGCCTGAAAACAaagctgtcagcatacagatTGGTCCCGCGGAACCCCGCGATGCCTCCACGTCCCCGCTCCCTAACTTGAACACGGAGGAGGCGTCATGGGATGACTTTGAGCCCAGCAGCTTAGACAGTGAAACAAACGCGGGAGGAGGAGTCCCCGCTGTGAGACCTGGGGCCGCAGGGGGACCTGAGCCCATTCCTGCCTTGTTTTCACTCACTGAAGAGCCCAAGCCTTCGAAACCCGGCCTGTGCCAGAAGGCCGGTCTTGCGCCAAGTGGGGATGACCCGGGCCACACCGAGCCCCCAAAAGTGTCACCAGAAGGACGCCTTAAGGTTCCGTCCGAACTGGGTTTAGGAGAGGAGTTTACCATTCAAGTGAAAAAGAAGCCAGTAcgagatccagagttggactGGTTTGCGGATATGATCCCAGAAATTAAGCCTTCGGCTGCTATTCTCATTTTGCCTGAACTGAGGACAGAAATGATGGTTTCCGGCAAGGATGACGTCCCACCAGTGATGCAGTTTTCCTCGAAATTCGCTGCAGCAGACCTTACCGAG GGAGAGTCCGAAGGCTGGGGAGACGAAGGGGAGCTGAACTGGGAAGATCACAACTGGTGA